Proteins from a single region of Companilactobacillus farciminis KCTC 3681 = DSM 20184:
- a CDS encoding metal-dependent hydrolase family protein, with protein sequence MQTLYKNFDLFDGLKPEIQKDAWFIVDSESGEIVKLGFKDAPDCEKVVDLKGKYVMPGLINSHVHLMMNPITNKLEYLSEAEVTFTALNNLKEALKAGVTYVRDCGCAFDVDIKLRRLQEEGQLGGTEIVPSGRPMCITGGHADFTEGIDGETTWGHLVDSSDEMRHAVRRQFKLGAKNIKVMATGGVMSATDQIDDTEFSVDELKTAVAEAHTKHMTVAAHAEGTQGIHNAIIAGVDSVEHGCLISDDDIDLIKEKGIYLTPTVIASYTIPTYGEGKLPSYMVDKARGFLDKFYARMKVVNKAGVKLAFGTDAGTPFNRFADTPKELELLTKVGASNVEVLLAATKNSAHLLRIDDKYGSIQEGKIADFLVLDHDPLADVKAVQQVDKGVYKKGVKVY encoded by the coding sequence ATGCAAACTTTATATAAAAATTTTGATTTATTTGATGGTTTGAAACCAGAAATCCAAAAGGATGCTTGGTTTATTGTTGATAGCGAATCTGGAGAAATTGTTAAATTAGGTTTCAAAGATGCGCCAGACTGTGAAAAAGTTGTTGATTTAAAAGGTAAGTACGTCATGCCAGGGTTGATCAATTCTCACGTTCATTTGATGATGAATCCAATTACTAATAAATTGGAATACTTGTCCGAAGCTGAAGTTACCTTTACTGCTTTGAATAATTTAAAAGAAGCCTTAAAAGCTGGCGTAACTTACGTTAGAGACTGTGGCTGTGCTTTTGATGTGGATATTAAATTGCGTCGTTTGCAAGAAGAAGGGCAACTTGGTGGCACCGAGATCGTTCCTTCAGGACGTCCAATGTGTATCACTGGTGGACACGCTGACTTTACCGAAGGCATTGACGGAGAAACTACTTGGGGTCATTTAGTCGATTCATCAGATGAGATGCGTCATGCGGTTCGTCGTCAATTTAAATTAGGCGCCAAAAATATTAAAGTTATGGCAACTGGTGGTGTCATGTCCGCAACTGATCAAATCGATGACACTGAATTTTCAGTCGATGAATTAAAGACCGCCGTCGCTGAAGCTCATACAAAGCATATGACCGTTGCTGCACACGCTGAAGGCACTCAAGGGATTCACAATGCCATTATCGCTGGTGTCGATTCAGTAGAACACGGTTGTTTGATTTCAGACGATGATATTGACTTGATCAAAGAAAAAGGCATTTATCTAACTCCAACCGTCATAGCTAGTTACACTATCCCAACTTATGGTGAAGGCAAGTTGCCATCATACATGGTTGATAAAGCCAGAGGATTTTTGGATAAATTTTATGCTCGCATGAAAGTCGTCAATAAGGCTGGCGTCAAATTGGCTTTTGGTACCGATGCGGGGACTCCATTTAATCGTTTTGCCGATACACCAAAGGAATTGGAATTGTTGACTAAAGTCGGAGCCAGCAACGTTGAAGTCTTATTAGCCGCTACTAAAAATAGTGCTCATTTGTTGAGAATCGATGACAAGTATGGTTCCATTCAAGAAGGCAAGATTGCTGACTTTCTAGTACTTGATCACGATCCACTAGCTGATGTTAAAGCAGTCCAACAAGTTGATAAAGGTGTTTATAAAAAGGGCGTTAAGGTTTATTGA
- the murC gene encoding UDP-N-acetylmuramate--L-alanine ligase, protein MENTVYHFVGIKGTGMSALALILKDLGYEVQGSDIDKYTFTQRGLEQAGIKILPFDEENIHEGLTIVKGNAFNDDQVEIKKANDMHLPVITYPELVGKLVSEYTSIGIAGSHGKTSTTGLLAHTLSGIAKTSYLIGDGTGKGIKDAKFFVFEADEYRRHFLAYSPDYLIITNIDFDHPDYFFGGINDVVDAFESEARKTKKGIFIWGEDKHAKSIKADTPIYTYGLDESDYIRATNIKRTVKGSSFDVSIDGENIGNFQVPLFGEHNVLNSLAVIGVGHMEKLDHALINRELQTFSGVKRRFSEKKVADQVIIDDYAHHPQEIKATIDAARQKYPDKKIIAVFQPHTYTRTLALMDDFAKSLDLADEVYLTNIFGSIREAHGDITSKDLGNKIHKGGNVLTLDDMSPLLEYHNTVMIFMGAGDVQKYETAYEQLLSTLNPNQQ, encoded by the coding sequence ATGGAAAATACAGTCTATCATTTTGTTGGAATTAAAGGAACAGGGATGAGTGCTCTAGCACTTATTCTCAAAGACCTCGGATATGAAGTTCAAGGATCAGATATTGATAAATATACATTCACACAACGTGGACTTGAACAAGCTGGAATCAAGATTTTGCCTTTTGATGAAGAAAACATTCATGAAGGTTTGACAATAGTTAAAGGAAACGCTTTTAACGATGATCAAGTAGAAATTAAAAAAGCTAATGATATGCATTTACCAGTAATTACATATCCAGAATTAGTTGGTAAATTAGTTTCAGAATATACTTCCATCGGTATTGCCGGTTCTCACGGTAAGACAAGTACTACTGGTTTATTAGCACATACTTTGAGTGGTATTGCTAAAACTTCTTACTTAATCGGTGACGGTACTGGTAAAGGAATCAAAGATGCTAAGTTCTTTGTTTTCGAAGCTGATGAATATCGTCGTCATTTCTTAGCTTACTCACCAGATTACTTAATTATCACTAACATCGACTTTGACCACCCAGATTACTTCTTCGGTGGTATCAATGATGTTGTTGATGCTTTTGAGTCTGAAGCTAGAAAGACTAAGAAAGGTATTTTCATTTGGGGTGAAGACAAGCATGCCAAATCAATCAAAGCCGATACACCAATTTATACTTACGGTTTGGATGAATCAGATTACATTCGTGCCACAAACATCAAACGTACCGTTAAAGGTTCATCATTTGATGTTTCTATCGATGGTGAAAACATTGGTAACTTCCAAGTTCCACTATTCGGTGAACACAATGTCTTGAATTCATTGGCTGTTATTGGTGTTGGTCATATGGAAAAACTTGACCATGCTTTGATCAACCGTGAACTACAAACTTTCAGTGGAGTTAAGAGACGTTTCAGCGAAAAGAAAGTTGCTGATCAAGTTATCATTGATGACTATGCTCACCACCCACAAGAAATCAAAGCAACTATTGATGCTGCTAGACAAAAATATCCAGATAAGAAGATCATTGCGGTCTTCCAACCACATACTTATACAAGAACTTTGGCCTTGATGGATGATTTTGCTAAGTCACTAGATTTGGCAGATGAAGTTTACTTGACTAATATCTTCGGTTCAATTCGTGAAGCACACGGTGATATTACAAGTAAAGATCTCGGTAACAAGATTCATAAGGGTGGTAATGTTCTAACACTTGATGACATGTCACCATTATTGGAATATCACAATACAGTAATGATATTCATGGGTGCCGGCGATGTTCAAAAGTATGAAACAGCTTATGAACAATTGCTAAGTACTTTAAATCCTAATCAACAATAA
- the trmB gene encoding tRNA (guanosine(46)-N7)-methyltransferase TrmB codes for MRLRNKPWAKDMINDNLDLISIQPENMPGKWQTRFEKEQPLFIEVGSGKGRFITELAKQNPQNNYIGMEVQEGAIALLLKKQVELKLPNLQLLLANGADLSEYFTENEVSGVYLNFSDPWPKTRHEKRRLTYKSFLKQYQYILKDDGNLRFKTDNQGLFEYSLISMNNYGMKFDEISLDLHNDEALNQNNIETEYEEKFSKKGFRINYLKAHF; via the coding sequence ATGCGTTTAAGAAACAAACCTTGGGCTAAGGATATGATCAATGACAACTTAGACCTAATTTCCATTCAACCAGAAAACATGCCTGGTAAATGGCAAACTCGTTTTGAAAAAGAACAGCCTTTGTTTATCGAAGTAGGTTCTGGTAAAGGCAGATTCATTACCGAATTAGCCAAACAAAATCCTCAAAACAACTATATTGGAATGGAAGTTCAAGAAGGCGCCATTGCCTTGCTACTAAAAAAGCAAGTTGAGTTAAAGTTACCCAACTTGCAATTATTATTAGCTAATGGTGCTGATTTATCAGAATACTTTACTGAAAATGAAGTATCTGGAGTTTACTTGAATTTCTCTGATCCATGGCCAAAGACTCGTCACGAAAAGCGTCGTTTAACTTATAAGTCGTTTTTAAAGCAATACCAATACATTTTAAAAGATGATGGCAATTTGCGCTTCAAGACTGATAATCAAGGTTTGTTCGAATATTCTTTGATCAGTATGAATAATTATGGCATGAAGTTTGATGAAATATCATTGGACTTGCATAACGATGAAGCACTCAATCAAAACAATATCGAAACTGAATATGAAGAAAAGTTCTCAAAAAAAGGCTTCAGGATCAATTACCTGAAAGCCCATTTCTAA
- the polA gene encoding DNA polymerase I, with amino-acid sequence MSKNKKLLLIDGNSVSFRAFFAMHNVLDKFVNGEGIHTNALYAFNNMLELILKDEKPTHALVAFDAGKTTFRTKMFDEYKGTRAKTPQELMEQLPLIQEMLNYRGIKTYELPDYEADDIIGTMSHKAELDGMDVTIITGDRDLTQLATDKVTVKVNVKGVTETESYTPEHVQEKLGITPKQIIDMKGLMGDNSDHYPGVEKVGEKTAIKLLTQYGSVEGIYEHVDEMKKSKLKEHLINDKDKAFLSKKLATIDLEAPVELQLTDLEYRGDNQEQLMQFYQKMNFKTFLSRMDVPQEDAAEKLADIKVLELNDKAVEKIVNNDKVHTLVVEGFGENYHTSPIIGLLISDGENYYGTTDFSILENAQLKDWLADSSKEKYLFDNKATIAQLTRYGCQLSGVTFDMLLVAYLLDTNDNKQDIGLVAKNYDINLPTEEEFYGKGVKKAVPEDDNVLLNFLAQKAQVINTLKDKMMAELKDNDQDSLYDEIELPLSNVLAEMEIKGITVEVSKLKEMENAFATRLAKIEQEIYQEAGKEFNINSPKQLGVVLFEDLKLPVIKKTKTGYSTSVDVLEKLKDKSPVVQKVLDYRQISKIQSTYVVGLQKFVQPDNKIHTIYLQTLTQTGRLSSIEPNLQNIPIRIDEGKQIRKAFVPKHPDWEIFSADYSQVELRVLAHISGDEHMQEAFNEDYDIHAHTAMRIFGLDSTDEVTPNMRRQAKATNFGIVYGISDYGLSQNIGISRKKAAEFIASYFEQYPGVKKYMDDIVKYARENGYVETIMHRRRYLPDIHSRNFNIRNFAQRTAMNTPIQGSAADIIKVAMINMQKMLEKEKLQANLLLQVHDEMIFEAPKSEIATLEKLVPSVMDSAVKLDVPLKVETAHGKTWYEAK; translated from the coding sequence ATGTCAAAAAATAAAAAATTACTTTTAATAGATGGAAACAGTGTTTCGTTTCGGGCATTTTTTGCGATGCACAATGTCTTAGATAAATTTGTCAATGGCGAGGGTATCCACACAAATGCCTTGTATGCCTTTAATAACATGTTGGAACTAATTCTAAAGGATGAAAAACCAACTCATGCCTTGGTGGCTTTTGATGCTGGTAAAACGACTTTTAGAACTAAGATGTTTGACGAGTACAAAGGAACTCGGGCCAAGACTCCTCAAGAGTTAATGGAACAGCTGCCTTTGATTCAAGAGATGTTGAACTATCGTGGCATCAAAACTTATGAATTGCCTGATTATGAAGCTGACGATATTATCGGAACTATGTCGCACAAAGCTGAATTGGATGGTATGGACGTGACGATTATTACCGGTGACCGTGATTTGACGCAATTGGCTACTGACAAAGTAACTGTTAAAGTCAATGTCAAAGGCGTAACCGAAACAGAAAGCTATACGCCAGAACATGTTCAAGAAAAATTGGGCATTACACCTAAGCAGATCATCGATATGAAGGGTCTAATGGGGGATAATTCTGATCACTATCCTGGGGTAGAAAAAGTCGGTGAAAAGACTGCTATCAAGTTGCTCACTCAATATGGCAGCGTAGAAGGTATTTACGAACACGTTGATGAAATGAAGAAGAGCAAGTTAAAAGAACATTTGATCAATGATAAGGACAAAGCTTTCTTGAGCAAGAAGTTAGCTACGATTGACCTAGAGGCACCGGTCGAATTGCAATTGACAGACCTTGAATATCGTGGCGACAATCAAGAACAATTGATGCAATTTTATCAAAAGATGAATTTCAAGACTTTCTTGAGTAGAATGGATGTCCCTCAAGAAGATGCCGCTGAAAAATTGGCCGATATAAAAGTGTTGGAATTAAATGATAAAGCAGTTGAAAAAATCGTTAATAACGACAAAGTTCATACCTTGGTCGTGGAAGGTTTTGGCGAAAATTATCATACTTCACCGATTATTGGTCTATTGATTTCTGACGGCGAAAACTATTACGGTACGACTGACTTTTCAATCTTAGAAAATGCTCAATTGAAGGATTGGTTGGCTGACAGCTCCAAAGAGAAGTATTTATTCGATAATAAAGCAACGATTGCACAATTGACTCGTTACGGCTGTCAATTAAGTGGCGTCACGTTCGATATGTTGTTAGTAGCTTATTTGTTGGATACCAACGATAACAAGCAAGATATTGGTTTAGTTGCCAAAAATTATGATATTAATTTACCAACTGAAGAAGAATTTTATGGCAAAGGGGTCAAAAAAGCAGTTCCAGAAGATGATAACGTCTTATTGAACTTCTTAGCTCAAAAAGCCCAAGTCATCAATACTCTAAAAGACAAAATGATGGCTGAACTAAAAGATAACGATCAAGATAGTTTGTACGATGAGATTGAATTACCACTGTCGAATGTTTTAGCGGAAATGGAAATCAAGGGTATTACGGTCGAAGTTTCTAAATTAAAAGAGATGGAAAATGCCTTTGCTACACGTTTGGCTAAAATTGAACAAGAAATTTATCAAGAAGCAGGTAAGGAATTCAACATCAATTCGCCTAAACAATTAGGAGTCGTCTTGTTTGAAGATTTGAAATTACCAGTTATTAAAAAGACGAAGACTGGCTATTCAACTTCAGTAGATGTCTTGGAGAAATTAAAAGATAAATCACCTGTAGTTCAAAAAGTTCTCGATTATCGTCAAATTTCAAAAATTCAATCAACTTATGTCGTTGGTTTACAAAAATTTGTTCAACCGGACAATAAGATTCACACGATTTACTTGCAGACTTTGACACAAACAGGACGTTTATCATCAATTGAACCTAATTTGCAAAATATTCCAATTCGAATCGATGAAGGAAAACAAATTAGAAAGGCCTTTGTACCAAAACATCCGGACTGGGAAATCTTTTCAGCCGATTATTCACAAGTTGAGTTGCGTGTTTTAGCACACATTTCTGGTGACGAGCACATGCAAGAAGCCTTCAATGAAGATTATGATATCCACGCTCACACAGCTATGAGAATCTTTGGACTTGATAGTACTGATGAAGTGACACCTAATATGCGTCGCCAAGCTAAAGCTACTAATTTCGGTATCGTTTACGGAATCAGTGACTACGGCTTATCGCAAAACATCGGTATCAGTCGTAAAAAAGCTGCTGAATTTATTGCCTCATATTTTGAACAGTATCCTGGAGTAAAGAAGTATATGGACGATATTGTCAAATATGCTCGTGAAAATGGTTATGTTGAAACAATCATGCATCGTCGTCGTTATTTGCCAGATATTCATTCTCGTAATTTTAATATTAGAAACTTTGCTCAAAGAACAGCGATGAATACGCCAATTCAAGGTAGTGCGGCAGATATTATTAAAGTAGCGATGATCAATATGCAAAAGATGCTAGAAAAAGAAAAATTGCAAGCTAACCTTTTGTTGCAAGTACACGATGAAATGATTTTTGAAGCACCGAAATCAGAAATTGCAACCCTTGAAAAATTAGTGCCAAGTGTGATGGATTCAGCAGTCAAACTCGATGTTCCTTTGAAAGTGGAAACTGCTCACGGCAAAACTTGGTATGAAGCGAAATAG
- the ytpR gene encoding YtpR family tRNA-binding protein, giving the protein MLLSFYNPDVLGDVLIVETQEDVATQNTTQKDNVVRIFNEENDQAIGFNFFGLGEKLGIQNESGQVFLDEKQVAVLNDALEQAGFSDKLEADNSPKFVIGHVDAIKEHPDSDHLHITQTDVGFDKPVQIVCGAPNIDQGQLVVVALPGAVMPTGAEIWPGELRGVDSFGMICSARELGIPNAPQKRGILVLDDGKAGQAFDFEAAKNLFD; this is encoded by the coding sequence TTGCTATTAAGCTTTTATAATCCAGATGTTTTAGGGGATGTTTTGATTGTTGAAACACAAGAAGATGTTGCAACTCAAAACACTACTCAAAAAGATAACGTAGTACGAATTTTTAACGAAGAAAATGACCAAGCAATTGGTTTTAATTTCTTTGGTCTTGGAGAAAAACTCGGAATTCAAAACGAATCCGGTCAAGTCTTTCTCGATGAAAAACAAGTGGCAGTCTTAAACGATGCCCTTGAACAAGCAGGTTTTTCTGATAAGTTGGAAGCTGACAATAGTCCAAAATTTGTGATCGGACATGTCGATGCAATCAAAGAACATCCTGATTCAGACCATTTACACATTACTCAAACTGATGTTGGCTTCGATAAGCCAGTTCAAATCGTTTGTGGTGCACCAAACATCGATCAAGGACAATTAGTCGTTGTTGCTTTGCCTGGTGCTGTAATGCCTACTGGTGCCGAAATTTGGCCTGGTGAATTACGTGGCGTAGATAGTTTTGGAATGATTTGTTCTGCTCGAGAATTGGGCATTCCTAATGCACCACAAAAACGTGGAATTTTAGTGCTTGATGACGGTAAAGCCGGACAAGCATTTGATTTTGAAGCAGCAAAGAATTTGTTCGATTAG
- a CDS encoding MFS transporter, with protein MNVKDSVSTRVKLSILAVGLLTFTGILIETSMNVTFPTLTKDLNVSLSTVQWLTTGYLLLTTIVMSTTAYVLKKFNPLKIFIFAASLCLIGSIICFMAPNFPVLMGGRLLQAIATGLSTPLMFNLIFMEIPSSQLGLYTGLAGVVISLAPALGPTYGGIINRIWTWREIFVGILPLIILLFVLGWFTIRGKAIGTKGISFDYLSVAGLAIIFSAILFTFDQAGAHGWSSSQFLMGVLTSLIIFGVFVWYNNKSQRQLIDFSILKIPVLRLRLYGYFGLQFLNIGLSFLLPIFAQTVLKADSAQAGLMLLPGSLLGAVVGPIAGHLYDKKGATLPLILSGILITLGTTLFLVKGSDLTLLSITWIYLIIRIGFNFGFGTSLSDGSMQVSGPKKSDQNSLFSMMQQYAGSLGTNVLSVVISAVALNTKGEVLSTVIGTKIDFAVLTALSLSILLTIIYVYFKYEKKNN; from the coding sequence ATTAATGTGAAAGATTCTGTATCTACACGGGTAAAACTATCCATTCTTGCAGTCGGTTTATTGACATTCACAGGAATCTTAATCGAAACATCGATGAATGTTACTTTTCCCACATTAACTAAAGATTTAAACGTTTCATTAAGTACGGTTCAGTGGTTAACAACTGGATATTTGCTGTTAACAACAATAGTAATGAGTACGACCGCTTATGTTTTGAAAAAATTCAATCCTTTGAAAATTTTTATCTTTGCGGCCTCATTGTGTCTAATAGGCTCAATTATCTGTTTTATGGCGCCTAATTTTCCTGTCTTAATGGGTGGAAGATTATTACAAGCAATCGCAACCGGATTATCGACACCATTAATGTTTAACTTGATTTTTATGGAGATTCCTTCTTCACAATTAGGCTTATACACGGGCTTAGCGGGGGTAGTTATTTCGCTAGCACCTGCCTTGGGTCCAACTTATGGCGGAATTATTAACCGGATTTGGACATGGCGAGAAATTTTTGTGGGGATTTTACCATTAATAATTCTATTGTTTGTTCTGGGTTGGTTCACCATTCGTGGCAAAGCAATTGGAACAAAAGGAATTTCCTTTGATTATTTGAGCGTTGCTGGTTTAGCAATTATTTTTTCGGCTATTTTGTTTACCTTCGATCAAGCAGGTGCTCACGGATGGAGTTCTAGCCAATTTTTAATGGGAGTACTAACCTCCTTAATAATTTTTGGTGTTTTTGTTTGGTATAACAACAAGAGTCAGCGTCAGTTGATTGATTTTTCCATTTTAAAGATTCCTGTATTACGTCTAAGATTATATGGCTATTTTGGTTTGCAGTTTTTGAATATTGGTTTATCGTTTTTGCTACCAATCTTTGCACAAACGGTTTTGAAAGCTGACTCAGCTCAAGCCGGTTTGATGCTGTTGCCGGGGTCTTTATTAGGTGCAGTAGTGGGACCAATTGCAGGACATCTTTATGATAAAAAGGGTGCTACTTTGCCATTGATATTGAGTGGGATTTTGATTACTTTAGGAACAACATTGTTCTTAGTCAAAGGTTCAGATTTAACTTTGTTGAGCATCACTTGGATTTATTTAATTATCCGAATTGGCTTTAACTTTGGTTTTGGGACTTCGTTATCTGACGGTAGTATGCAAGTGTCTGGACCAAAGAAATCTGATCAAAATTCGCTGTTTAGTATGATGCAACAGTATGCAGGATCGCTGGGGACTAATGTTTTGTCGGTCGTTATTTCAGCGGTAGCTTTGAATACTAAGGGAGAAGTTTTGAGTACAGTTATCGGTACTAAGATTGATTTTGCTGTGTTGACGGCTTTATCATTGTCGATTTTATTAACAATCATTTATGTTTACTTTAAATATGAAAAGAAGAATAATTGA
- a CDS encoding thioredoxin family protein: protein MKTFEDYGVKDWHEVTKEGKHILFFHADWCPDCKFIEPKLPELEKEYSDFNWISFNRDNNMEIAQELGIMGIPSFVIIENSKEIGRLVNKDRKTKEEVETFINSVVNK, encoded by the coding sequence ATGAAAACATTTGAAGACTATGGCGTAAAAGATTGGCACGAAGTAACTAAGGAAGGTAAGCATATCTTATTTTTCCACGCTGACTGGTGCCCAGATTGCAAATTTATCGAACCAAAGCTTCCAGAACTAGAAAAAGAATACTCAGATTTTAATTGGATCAGTTTCAACCGTGATAATAACATGGAAATTGCTCAAGAATTAGGAATTATGGGCATTCCTAGCTTTGTTATTATTGAAAATAGCAAAGAAATTGGTAGACTAGTAAATAAAGATCGAAAAACTAAAGAAGAAGTTGAGACCTTTATTAACAGTGTAGTTAACAAATAA
- a CDS encoding HIT family protein codes for MDDCVFCKIINGDIPSTTIYEDDDIKAFFDISQVTPGHTLVVPKKHVKDIFAYDEDLAERVFKKIPMIARAIKASNPKIIGMNICQNNGEIAYQSVMHSHIHLVPRYSKDDDFSMHWGDNTGLASNEELQKRADNIKQHLEA; via the coding sequence ATGGATGATTGCGTCTTTTGCAAAATAATTAACGGAGATATTCCCAGTACAACAATCTATGAGGATGATGATATCAAGGCTTTCTTTGATATTTCTCAAGTTACGCCTGGTCACACACTCGTAGTTCCTAAAAAACATGTCAAAGACATTTTTGCCTATGACGAAGATTTGGCAGAACGTGTTTTCAAGAAGATTCCTATGATTGCCCGTGCTATCAAAGCTTCTAATCCTAAGATCATTGGGATGAACATTTGCCAAAATAATGGTGAGATTGCTTACCAAAGCGTTATGCACTCACACATCCATTTGGTACCTCGTTACTCTAAAGACGATGACTTCTCAATGCATTGGGGAGACAACACTGGTCTAGCAAGCAACGAAGAACTCCAAAAACGTGCTGATAATATCAAACAACACTTGGAGGCTTAA
- a CDS encoding ABC transporter permease, with translation MLKLWNERLRRHQLNQFKYLRLIFNDNFVLAFIVLIGALGFWYSNLLGTISGPIILGKPIVILLLFLAVQVGGIATLLEDPDSTFLLVKEKEFYKYFKAAKNYSVFVPIVTLILVNFLLSAFASRAGGMKILDIVVVAIGLIIYKLGFLNVNLMELYGQAKFGSTSMRLVSNLLLLVSLIVSTYFFSWLMIIVGVVYYFYLNARTKTLETSGQLQWKYAIETENQRMFRIKRFYNLFTDVPGVNSKIKRRKWLDGLYKPIKPVSGNTYLYLFARGFVRNNEYIGLFLRLTIIQAIMLALIDSFYISLVVEMLFIYLVGFQLKPYFKEVMQNLMQRLYPIDGKTKINDFTKLSTFILLIQWIISALAVLYKFGFSINSLIIIVAGLAVLFFVNYFYMPRQLKKYLD, from the coding sequence ATGTTAAAGCTTTGGAATGAACGATTAAGAAGACATCAACTTAATCAATTCAAATATCTCAGATTGATTTTTAACGATAATTTTGTGTTAGCGTTCATCGTTTTGATTGGAGCTTTAGGTTTTTGGTATTCTAATTTATTAGGAACTATCAGTGGACCAATCATCTTGGGAAAGCCAATCGTGATTTTATTATTATTTTTGGCAGTTCAAGTAGGTGGAATCGCAACTTTATTGGAAGATCCAGATAGTACTTTTTTGTTAGTTAAAGAAAAAGAATTTTATAAGTATTTTAAAGCAGCGAAGAATTACAGTGTCTTCGTACCAATTGTGACTTTAATATTAGTCAATTTCTTATTGTCGGCCTTTGCTTCTCGAGCAGGTGGGATGAAGATTTTAGATATTGTCGTTGTGGCAATTGGCTTAATAATTTATAAATTAGGCTTTTTAAATGTCAACTTGATGGAATTGTACGGTCAAGCTAAATTCGGCAGTACTAGTATGCGCTTAGTTTCAAATTTGTTGTTATTAGTCTCATTGATCGTATCAACTTATTTCTTCAGCTGGTTGATGATAATTGTGGGAGTCGTTTATTATTTCTATCTAAATGCTCGCACAAAAACGCTTGAAACTAGTGGACAATTGCAATGGAAGTATGCGATTGAAACTGAGAATCAAAGAATGTTTCGTATCAAACGTTTCTATAACTTGTTTACTGATGTACCTGGCGTTAATAGTAAAATCAAACGTCGTAAGTGGTTAGATGGCTTATATAAACCCATTAAACCAGTTAGTGGCAATACTTATTTGTATTTGTTTGCTAGAGGTTTTGTCAGAAATAATGAGTATATCGGATTGTTCTTGCGTTTGACGATCATTCAAGCTATCATGTTGGCTTTGATCGATAGCTTCTATATCTCATTAGTAGTAGAGATGTTATTTATTTATCTAGTTGGGTTCCAATTGAAACCTTACTTTAAAGAAGTTATGCAAAACTTAATGCAACGACTTTATCCTATTGACGGTAAGACTAAAATCAATGATTTTACTAAATTAAGTACCTTTATTTTATTGATTCAGTGGATTATCAGTGCATTAGCAGTATTATATAAGTTTGGGTTCAGTATCAATAGTTTGATTATTATCGTGGCTGGTTTAGCGGTCTTGTTCTTCGTCAACTATTTCTACATGCCAAGACAATTAAAAAAATATTTAGATTAA
- a CDS encoding ABC transporter ATP-binding protein → MTLEVKELTGGYGQVSVLKKETFTVESGQVVGLIGLNGAGKSTTIKHIIGLLNPRGGQILIDGISLHDDVEKYRKKIAYVPEMPILYPELTLREHIDLTIMAYDLDRDKTWENANKLLKTFRLDNKLDWFPQNFSKGMKQKVMIVCAFMTDASLFIIDEPFTGLDPLAVNDLLNIVEAKKKAGCSVLMSTHVLATVQNYADKFVLINHGQVRADGTLDQLKAKFNMQKDSNLDDIYLKMSNEDL, encoded by the coding sequence ATGACTTTAGAAGTAAAAGAACTGACCGGAGGGTACGGTCAAGTATCAGTATTGAAAAAAGAAACTTTCACCGTTGAAAGTGGGCAAGTCGTTGGCTTGATTGGTTTGAATGGTGCTGGTAAATCAACAACTATCAAACATATCATCGGCTTGTTGAATCCACGTGGTGGACAAATTTTGATCGATGGTATTAGTTTGCATGACGATGTCGAAAAGTATCGTAAAAAAATTGCTTATGTGCCAGAAATGCCAATTCTTTATCCTGAATTGACTTTAAGAGAGCATATCGATTTGACGATTATGGCCTATGACCTTGATCGAGATAAAACTTGGGAAAATGCGAATAAATTGTTGAAGACTTTTCGTTTGGATAACAAATTAGATTGGTTCCCACAGAATTTCTCTAAGGGTATGAAACAAAAGGTTATGATCGTCTGTGCCTTTATGACCGATGCTAGTTTATTTATCATTGACGAACCATTTACCGGACTTGATCCATTGGCGGTTAATGACTTATTGAATATTGTTGAAGCCAAGAAAAAAGCAGGGTGCTCAGTTTTGATGTCAACTCACGTATTAGCTACTGTGCAAAATTATGCGGACAAATTCGTTTTGATCAATCACGGACAAGTACGTGCTGATGGTACTTTGGATCAATTGAAGGCTAAATTTAACATGCAAAAAGATTCTAACCTTGATGATATTTATCTCAAGATGTCAAACGAGGATCTCTAA